Sequence from the Streptomyces peucetius genome:
ACGCCGAGTCCGCCCTTTTCATGGAGGCATCCCGATGACCCCGCCCCCCGCGCGCCGTCGCCGCAACGGCACGGGCAGTCCGGCACCCGCCCACAACCTGCCCCGGCGCGGCGCCGTCCGCCGCTCACAGGCCATCACCACGTACGGGGTCGGCTCGCTGATCGCCGTGGACCACGAGTCCTTCGTCGTCTCCGGCCTTGACAGTGCAGACCAGCACTGGGACGCGGACGAATCCCCGCGGATCCACGAACGACGGCTCGCCCGCCTTCTCGACGTGCAGCACTTCCGGCTGCCACCGGCCTCGGGCGACACCAGCAAGGACGGCATGCGGGTCCGTCGCTTCCCGTTGACCCACTCGTGCCCCGACTGCAATGAACTCCGACGGCACCGCGAGTTCAATCCTCCGGCCGGCAAGAGCATCTGCGGAACCTGCGAGGCCGACCTGGTCCCCTCGCGGTTCGTGATCGCTTGCGAGGCAGGGCACCTCGACGAGTTTCCCTACTGCGAGTGGGTGCATCGCTCGTCGGGCCGCGGCACGACCAGTGCGGGCCCCTGCTCGGGCATCCTCAAGCTGCGTTCCTCCGGGCGCAGTTCGTCCCTTCGCTCGATCATCATCTCCTGCTCCTGCGGGGTACCCGAGGTGTCGATGGAGGGCTCGTTCCGCAGAAGAGCACTCAAGGACCTCGGCCTCCGGTGCCGTGGTACACGACCCTGGCTCGGCACCTCGGTTCCCGCCGAATCCTGTGGCCTCACCCCGCGCACTCTCCAGCGAGGCTCCTCCGCCGTGTGGCAACCGGTACTGAAGTCGGCGCTCTCCATCCCGCCGTGGAGCGACGGACGCGCCGACCCGCTCGCCGAGCACTGGGACGAACTGCGCAAGCTGAGCAGCCGCGACGAGGTCGAAATGTGTCTCAAGTTCGCGTTCAAGGGTGAGAGTCCGGTGCCTGCCGACGAGGTGATGGAACTCCTGGCCGCCGAGCGGGAGGAGGACCCCACCGGTGACCAGGAATCCACCTTCGACCACCGCTATCACGCCCTGCGCAACAAGGAGTACGAGCGCCTCCGTGCCGGCAACGTCGAACGCGAACGCTCCCGCGCCGAGCAGTTCATCTGTGAGAGGCCTCTCGGTGACCCCGCCGTCCTCCGCCCGCTCGGCGTCGCCGGCCCCATGCTGGTGAAGAAACTTCGCGAGGTCCGCGCCCTCAAGGCGTTCACCCGGCTCGCAGATCCCGACACGACCGGGGAAGCCGACGAGGCCGCCCTCTCCGCGAATCCGCTGACCTGGCTCCCCGCCATGGAGGTGCACGGCGAAGGCGTTTTCCTGCGTCTCGACGAGGAGCGTCTGACGACCTGGGAGAACCTCCCGACCGTGGCCGCACGCGTAGAGCGGATCCGCACCGCGCACCAGCGGATCATGGAACAGCGCGCCTCCGACCCGACGCGCGTACCGCCCTCCCCGGCCACCCCCCGCATGGTGCTGCTCCACACGCTGGCCCACGTACTGATCAACGAGTGGAGCCTCGACGCCGGCTATCCTGCCGCCTCCCTCCGCGAACGCCTCTACGCCAACGAAGACATGGCCGGTGCGCTTGTGTACACCGCGACCAGCGACTCCGCCGGAAGCCTTGGCGGACTCGTCGCGCAGGGTGAACCGGAACGCCTGGAGCAGACGATCCGTTCCTCTGTGCGCCGCGCCGCATGGTGCTCCGCCGACCCTCTCTGCATCGAATCAGAGACATCCGGCATCGGCGGCACCAATCTTGCCGCCTGCCACGCCTGTGTGATGCTTCCGGAGACGAGCTGCGAGCACAACAACATCCTGCTGGACCGTGCTCTGCTCGTCGGCACCCCGGAGGATCCTCACCTGGGGTACTTCTCGGACATCCTGGCTCGCTGAGGCCTGCCGGCAGGTCGGACACCGGGCCCGCGGCCTGCATGACACCGCGGCCCCGGGACCGTTGTGCCACTTGATACTCAGCAGGCCACCTCAGCCTCGAAGTGCTTCTGTGCCCGGTCGAGCTCCTCATCCGGGTCGCATCCGTGCGCCTCGAGCCGGAGGACAAGGTCCGTGATCACGTACGGTCCGGGGCCGTTGATCCGGAAGGTAAAAGCGATGCTTTCGGAAAGCGCCTTATCGCAGCGTTGATCGCAGGGGTACCTGAGTTCACTCGCGACGGACTGCCCGCGCCAGCAGCTACCGGCGACGGCGACAAGTGGGTCTATGGCTTCTGCCGGAGGCGGGTCCACCGCTGCCCGCAGTAGCCACGCCTGGTACCTCACGACCCAGGACGTGATGAACAGGCTGTGGGTCGCGGAGCGGCTCGTCCGCATCCAGTTTCCGCTGCCCGTGCACGAAGCGGCCCGGGCGTACTTCCTCGACCTGAACCGGACCGTGTGGGAGGGCCTGCCCGACGGCGAGAACCGGACGCCGTGACCGCGTCCGGCTCCAGGCCGGGCAAGCCCTCGCCCCTCCCCGGGGTGACCCCGCAGAGTGTCGGCTTCGCGGCAGCGGATGCGCCGTCGACCATGAGCCGCATGAATGTCGTCAGTCAGGTCTTCGCTCTGGTCGCCGCCGTGGTCCACCTCGTCGTGTGGCCGCTGGAGAGCTTCCTCTACGGGCGGCCGCAGGTCCGTGTGTTCCTCACCGGGAGCACCTCGGACGCGCCCGAGGTACGGCTGTGGCGGTTCAACGTCGGCTTCTACAACCTGTTTCTCGCCCTGGGCCTGATCGCCGGGTTCGTCGCCCTGCACCTGGGGCACGGGACCGTCGGACGCACGCTGATCGTCTACATCTCGTTCTTCATGATCGGCGGCGGCATCATGCTCTTCGTCTCCGACCCCAAGCTGTGGCGCGGATCCCTCGGGCAGGCGCTGCCCCCGGCCGTGGTCCTGGTCGCCGACCTCTTCTGACACAGGCCGACGATCCCGCGGGCATCGAACCCGGCTCGCCGGTCGTCATCATGGGGGCGAGCCGACGCGGCGGACAGGCCGCGGTCGGGGCCGGAACGAACGAGGAGTACGTGACGCCATGCCCGCGAGCGAAGACGCCCCCGTGATCCTGAGCAACGAGCCCGGGTCGTTCGCCTGGGGGGTGCTGGCCAAGCGTCACCCGGCGCTCATCGAGCAGGTCCGCGAGGCGTTCCCCTGCGGGCCCGCGCAGCACGCCGCGCTCGACGCGCTCCTGGAGGAGACGACGCACGGCGTGATCCAGCCGCTCGCCGCCGATGCGCACGACCGCGAACGGTGGGCGGCGTGGGGGCAGGGGCACTTCGGGCGGTCGTGGTTCGACGTGCCGTTCCTGTGGGCCGAGAGCTACTTCTACCGCCGGCTGCTCGGCGCGTTCGGCTACTTCGAGCCCGGCCCGTGGCAGGGGGTCGATCCCTTCGGGTCGTTCAAGGCGGCCGAGTTGCGCAGCGCCACGGTCGACGACGAGCTCGCCGCGCTCGACGACCTGGCCGGGCGGCCCGCCGACGTCCAGGGGCCCACTCTTCTCGCCGCGGCGCTGTGGGGCAACCGCGCCGACCTCGGCTTCCGTCTCGACTCCGGCGGCGCGCAACTGTCGACGGGCGCCGAGGCCGACTCGCCGGTCGTCGCCGACGACAGCGCCGAGCTGTGGTCCCTGCTGCCGCCCGGCGGCGCGGCCGCCACCGTGCACCTCGTCGCCGACAACGCCGGCCGGGAGCTCATCCCCGACCTGGTGCTCATCGACCACCTGCTCCACGCGGGGCGCGCCGCGGATGTGGTGCTTCATGTGAAGCCGTACCCGTACTACGTCTCCGACGCGACCATGGCGGACGTCATCGACAGCATGCGGCGGCTCGCGCAGGCACGTCCTCCGGGCCGCGCCGCACAGATCGGGCGGCGCCTGTGGGGCGCGATGGCCGACGGGCGACTCGCGGTCCGCGCGCACGAGTTCTTCTGTGCGCCGTTCCCGTACGACGCGATGCCCGCCGACCTGCGGGAGGAGTTCGCGGGCGCCACTGTGACCGTCGTCAAGGGCGACCTGAACTACCGGCGCCTCGTCGGCGACCGGCTCTGGGATCCGACCACGTCGTTCAATGAACGGACCGCGTACTTCCCGGGCCGGGTCGCGGCGCTGCGCACCCTGAAGTCGGACGTGATCACCGGCCTCGAACAGGACACCGTGGACGTGCTGGAGGCAACCGGGCAGGCGTGGCGCACCAGCGGCACGCACGCCCTGATCCAGGTGGGCGGGCGGGCCAAAAACGCCTGACGGCGGCGGCGCCTCCTGACGTGGCTCGGTGGCTCGGCCGGCGCACGGCGCGTTGTCAGTGGGGTGCGGCATCCTGCCGTGCGTGACCGACACGACGTACACGCTGACCGACATCGAGCATGCGCTGCGCGCCTGCTGGGCCGCCGACACCTGCTCCCCCGACGACGTCGAGCGCGCCGGATGGAGCCCCGGCAACCCGGCCTGGGGGCACTGCGACATCACCGCCCTGGTCGTGCACGACCTGCTCGGCGGTGATCTGGTCGTCGGCGAAGTGCACATGGACGGTGAGCAGCACGGCTTCCACTGGTGGAACCGGCTGCCCGGCGGCACCGAGATCGACCTCACCCGCGACCAGTTCCGGCTGGGCCAGACGGTCACCGCGGGCCGCACCGTCGCCAGGCCCGCGGGCCGGCCCCCGCGTCGCGCCGAGGAGTACGAGCTGCTGCGCGGTCGCTTCCTCGCCCGGTTGGCCGGCGCCGCCGGTCCGGATGACATGCAACGGTCGGGCGAGCCGGTGCCCGCGCGCGCCCGAGTGGAGGGCCGCGGCGCGTAATCGCCGACGGGGGCTCGGGCGGCCGGTCCGGAGCAGGATCACGCGCGGCAGCACACGGCGCCAAGGGCCGTTCGGGCGGCAGCGGTTCGAAAGTGTCGAGGGGGCGCAGCCCAGGCCTGACAGCTGGGCCCAGGTCGCAAGGCCGCCGGAGTTGCCGCCAGGCTGTGGATCGGTGCGCAGCGCATGTCCTGGCCTCCCCTGCCCTTGCTCACACACTTTCATCACAACTTCGACAGGACGCCCACATTCCGACTGCGGAAGTGCCACCCTCATAGTTCGTTCACGGTTCAAGCAGCCTTGGGGGGCACATGAGAGTCAGCCGAATACGTGCACGGTTCGTGCCGGTCGTCTGTGTCGTCGCCATGGCCACGGCGCTCGTCGGATGTGGCGGAGACGGGGGCGGCGGCGCCGAACCGGCCGCCGCGACGTCGAGCGAGGCGTCGCCGAGCCCGGAGCCGAGCGAAACCCCGTCGCCTCAGGCGGCCCTGCAGCTCGAGGACGACGTGGAGAGCGCCGACGCCGGTGCCGAGATCGTGCTCGAGGTTTTGCGCAACGACACGGTCGCCCTCGCCGGGGGGCCGTACGAGCCGCTCGAGGACGCCTGGGACAGCCCGGCCCACACGCTCACCGTCGACACTCCGCCCGCCCACGGGACCGCCGAGGTCGACGGAACCGGCATCACGTACACGCCCACGGACGGCTACGGCGGTGCGGACGAGTTCACCTATCGCGTCGAGGTGGAGGGCGCGGCAGGCGTCGAGGCGGTCTCGGCGACCGCCGTCGTACGGATCACGGTCACGAAGCCGACCCCGACGCCCACACCCAAGCCGAAGCCCAAGCCCAAGCCGAAGCCCGCCGTCGTGTATGACAACTGCGACGCCGCACGGGCCGCCGGCGCGGCACCCGTGCACGAGGGGGACCCGGGCTACGGACCGCACCTGGACCGCGACCGTGACGGCGTCGGCTGCGAGGCGTACAACGGCAGCGGAGGCACCACCGGCGGAAGCGGCGGCGGCGGTACGAGCGGCGGCGGGTCCGGCAGCACGTACTACGCCAACTGCTCCGCCGCCCGCGCCGCGGGAGCCGCCCCGGTCCGCGCCGGGGACCCCGGGTACGGGCGGCACCTGGACCGTGACGGGGACGGCGTCGGCTGCGAGTGACGCGGCGGGGCCGAACGGTGGGGGCGGCGTCAACGGCAGTCGTCCGGGGGTGCCGGCCTTCATCGCCGCGTCCGGCCTGTCGCCGGTCGGGGCCGGGCCGGTACGGATACGCACGGGGCCGTCGCCCCGGACCTGATCGGCCCGGCCCTTGTCGGTCACGCCTCGGACTTGATCAGTCTGCCGTCGGCCGCGATCGCGAACCACTCGCCGTCCAGGCCCTGGCCGTTGACGTCGCCGGCCGTCACGTCGCCCACGTAGTAGTAGAGCGGCCAGTCGCCGTAGACCGCCTGCTCGGCGCCCGCGCCCAGCTTGACCTCCTTGAGGAGTGACGCGTCGGCGCCGCCCTCCGCCGTCACGTCCTTGGCCGAGATCAGCGCGGGCCAGACCGCGATGCAGTCGGCGTCACAGTTGGCCTGGCCGGGTTTGTCCTTGGTGAATCCGTAGAGCGTGCGGCCCTGGTCGTCGACGAGGATCGTGCCGAGTTCCGACTCGGCCGTACGGACCGAGACGGACGGCGCCGGCTGCTGCTGCGGCCGGTCGCCGCCGCTGGACGGGGCGGCGTCGGCGGGCGCGTCCGCCGACGGCTCGGCCGGGGCCTTCTCGTCCGCCGGCTGCCCTGCGGCACCGGCGCCGTACGACGGGCCCGACCCGCCGGAGTCCTCGCACGCGGTCGCGGTCAGCAGCACCAGCGTCATCATCGGGGCCGCGATCAAGGCTTTGGTGCGGGCACTGTTCCGGGTGCTGCGCATGGTGTGGTCCCTCGGCTTCCGGTGCGGTGGGCGGGCAGTGCGTACGGCGGGAGGTACGACGTCAACCGGGCGGCCGTTCAATCGGATTCATCGGTTCCCCGCTTGAACGGCCCACGCGGGCGTCGCGTACAAGACCCCGACCGACCGGACCGGGTCGGCCTCCCCCAGGAGAGGTTCATCCGCAATGCGCAAGCCCACTCTCGCCGTACCGGCCGCCGCTCTCGTGCTGGCCGTGACCGGTGTCGTCCCAGCCGTCGCGCACGACAGTCACGGAGGGGGGCGAAGTACGGCCCCGTCCGCGGCGACGTTCACGAAACCCAGCCACGGCGAGGCCGTCACCTTCGCCGTCGTCCTCACCGGCGCGCACGAGGTGCCCGACGCGACCGGGGCCGCCGTGAACGACCCCGACGGGAAGGCGGTGGCCCTGATGCAGGTGAAGGGCGACCGCGTGGTCTTCGCGATGCAGTGGGAGGGGTTCGTACCGAGCCAGGGCCACATCCACCAGGGCGCCGCGGGGCAGAACGGCGACGTCAAGGTTCCGCTGTTCGGCACCCCTATGCCCGAGTCGCTGCACTCGGCCGCCGGGCACACCACCTTCACCGACGCCGCGCTCGCGAAGAGCATCGTCGAGCATCCCTCCGGGTTCTACATGAACCTGCACAGCGAGGAGTTCCCCGGTGGGGCCGTGCGGGGGCAGCTGAAGCAGCTGCACAAGAACATCAACCCGCTGCACATCATCAAGGGCGGCAAACTGCGGGCCCTCGCCAACGGGGCGCAGGAGGTCGCCGACAACGACGCGACGAAGGTCAACGACCGGGACGGGAAGGCAGTGACGTTCCTGCATCCGCATCCCGAGCACAGGACCGTCGACTTCTCGCTGGCCTGGGTCGACATCAAGGCGCCCAGCGCCGCGCACGTCCACAAGGGCGACTTCGGCAAGAACGGCGACGTGGTGCTGGGCTTCTTCGACAAGCCGGTGCCCGAGGGGCTGTTCGCCGTCTCGGGGCGGCTGAACGACCAGCACGCCGGGGTGGTGAAGGAGATCCGCGAGAACCCGTGGGCCTTCTACTCCAACATCCACACCGAGGAGTTCCCGGACGGTGCGGTCCGCGGCCAGCTCTTCCACTAGCGCGGTGACCACCGGGGTGGTGACCACGACCAGAGCGGTGACGACGAGGGCGGTGACGACCAGAGCGGTGACGACGAGGGCGATGACGACGGCGGTCTACGCCCGGGACGATCGGTGACAGCGACAAAGCGAAAGGCGGCAGCGATGGCGAGGCCCAGGGTTCCAGCGGCGGCGGTGGCGGCGGGCGGGCTCGTCGGCGGGTACGGGGTGGCCCGATGGACCAGGCAGCGCCCCCTCGGCGGCGTCGCCCTCGCCGCGGCCGGGGCCGTGGCCGCCCGGCAGTGGCACCGGGACGCCGGGCCCAAGGCGGCGGCCGGGCTGAGCGCCGCGTACGTGGCCGCGTTCGCCGGGTCGCATCCGCTGGCCAAGAAGGTCGGCGCGTGGCCGGCGGTGTTCACGGTGGCCGCCGGCGTGGCGCTGGCCTCGTGGACGGTCACCCGGCGTCGCGGTCACTGAGCGAGGGGCCGGGCAGCCTTTGGACAGGGGGCCTTCGGATGGAGATCCCTCCGACCGGAACACCTCGGGCCGGGGTCGCTCCGACCGGGATCACGCCTGCCGGAAGCACTCCGACCGGAATCCGCCGGGGTCGGGATGAACACTTCCGGCACCCGGTACGTATTCATCTGCACCTCCCCCTAGAGGCGCTGGGCGCGTGACCGTCGGGCAGGGACCGGTCACGCGCCCAGCGCATGCGCGACGGTGTAGATGACCAGGCCGGCCAGTGCGCCGACCACCGTGCCGTTGATCCGGATGAACTGCAGGTCGCGGCCGATGTGCGCCTCGATCTTGCGGGAGGTGTGCTCCGCGTCCCAGCTCGCGACGGTGTCCGAGATGAGCGAGGTGATCTCGCCGCGGTACGTCGTCACCACGTACACCGCCGCATCCTCCACCCAGCCGTCCACCTTCGCCTGGAGCCGGCTGTCCGTCGCGAGGCGTGCCCCGAGCGACAGCAGCGAGGCACGGGCCCGCAGACGCAGCTCGCTGCGGTCGTCCTCGGCCGCCGAGATGATCATGGCGCGTACGGAGGCCCAGGCCGACGCGATCACGTCCTGCACCTCGGAGCGCGACAGCAGCTCCGACTTCATGCGCTCCACGCGGGCGCGGGTGTCCGTGTCGGACTGGAGGTCGGCGGCGAAGTCGCCGAGGAACCGGTCGATCGCCCCGCGCGCCGGGTGGCCGGGCATGTCGCGCATCTCGGTGATGAAGCGCAGCAGCTCCTTGTAGACGCGTTCGCCGACCTTCCGGTCCACGAAGCGCGGGGTCCAGCCGGGTGCCCCGCCCTCGACCGCGTCCATCACGGAGTCCGAGTGCAGGACCAGCCAGTCGTGCGCACGGGTGCAGATCAGGTCGACGGCACGGCGGTGGGCACCGTCCGCGACGACCTTCTGGAGCGTCTTGCCGATGCCGGGCGCGATCTCGGCGGACTCCGCGCGGCGGGTGATCGCCTCGCCGACGACCGCCTGGACGTCGGAGTCGCGCAGCACGGTCAGTGCACCGCGCAGGGCGGTGGACAGCTCGGCGGTGACCCGGTCGGCGTGCGCGGGCTCCGCGAGCCAGGCGCCCAGCCGGCTGCCGATGCCGACGGCGCGCAACCGGACCCGTACGACGTCCGAGGAGAGGAAGTTCTCGCCGACGAACGAGCCGAGGGAGGCACCCAGCTGGTCCTTCTTGTTCGGGATGATCGCGGTGTGCGGGATGGGGATGCCGAGGGGGTGGCGGAAGAGGGCGGTGACCGCGAACCAGTCGGCGAGGGCACCTACCATGCCGGCCTCCGCGGCAGCCGCCACGTAACCGGCCCAGCCGCCCAGGCCCGCGTTCTTCGCCCAGGTGGCGAGGACGAAGACGAGCGCGACGAGCAGGAGGAGGCCGGTCGCCGTCGTCTTCATACGACGCACGCCGCGCCGCTTCTCCTCGTCGGCCTCGGTGTACGCGAACGGCGGCAGCGCGGTCGAGGGGGCGGGCGGGGCGCTCCCGCCGCCGGCGGGGCCGCCGGTGCTCACGGCCCGGGCGCCGCCGGGGCCGGCGAAACGGTCACTGTCCGTGCTCACGGTCTGGACGCCGCCGGGGTCGACGGACCGGCCGGTGGCGGGGTGGACGGACCGGTCGACGGACCGGTCGGCGGCGTGGTCGACGGACCGGTCGCCGTCGTCCGGCTTGTCCGGTTCTGTTTGTTCCATCCGCTCCACCCGTCCACACCCGCGTCCATCCGTGATGCCCCTGCCACTCGTCCCTACATCAGGTACTCCCGGGCGGCACGTCGAGTTCCCGGCCCATGCCGGATGATGTGTGCATGAATAAGCGTCAGGGGTATGTGAACGTCGCTGCCCTCATGGCTACAGTTGCCCTCATATGCGGGGGAATCTACCTCGGTGTCGGTGCCGTCAAGAAGAAGCCCGAGGTCCGCACACCCCCCGCCGCCGTGCCCAAGTGGATCGGCACCTGGTCCGCGAGCCCCGTCGACGCCGCATCGGTCACGTCCGCGGTCGGCTCACCCACCGGGCGCGGAGGGCGCTCCGTACGGAACGTGGTGCACACCAGCATCGGGGGCACGGCCGCCCGCGTCACCTTCTCCAACCTGTACGGCACCGAGCCCCTGCGGATCAGCGGCGCGTCCCTTGCCGTACGCGCGGGCGCCGGCCCCGGCGCCGTCGCGGGCAGCCTGCGCCGGATCACCTTCGGCGGGGCGTACGAGGTGACCGTCGACCCCGGCGGGCGGATGATCAGCGACCCGGTCGTGCTGCGCATCCCGTACGACGACGACCTGCTGATCTCCGTCCACACCCCGGCGCCCGGCGGGCCGGTCACCACCCACCCGTCGGCGGCCCAGACGTCCTACCTGGCGGACGGCGACGCCGCGCAGGACGAGACGGGCGCCGCGTACGCGGCTCTGACCAGTTCCTGGCACCACATCACCGCCGTCGACGTGCTGACCTCGCAGGCGCGCGGCGCGATCGTCGCCATCGGTGACTCGATCACCGACGGGGTCTCCTCGACCCCCGGCTCCAACCAGCGGTGGCCCGACGTGCTCGCCGACCGGCTCGGCGGCCGCTACGGGGTGCTCAACCAGGGCGTCAGCGGCAACCGGCTGCTGGAGTACGGGCGCGGCCCCAGCACCCTGGAGCGCTTCGACCGCGACGTCCTGGCCCGGGCCGGCGCCCGGACCGTGATCGTCGCCATCGGCATCAACGACGTGCTGCGCGCGCCCCACGCGCCCACGGCGGACAACGTGACCGCGGGCCTCACCGAACTCGCCGACCGCGCGCACGCACGCGGCTGGCGCGTGATCGGCTCCACCCTGGCACCGTGCGGCGGATACCCGCGGTGCACGGCGGGCGCGGAGGCGGAACGTCTGAAGATCAACAGGGCGATCCGCTCGGGGGACATCTTCGACGCGGTCGTCGACTTCGACGCGGCGCTGCGGGATCCGTATGCGCCGGGGCGGCTGAAGCCGGTGTACGACTCGGGGGATCATCTGCATCCGAGCGATGCGGGGTTTGTGCGGATGGGGCAGGCGGTGGACGTGGGGGCGCTGTAGCCGGGGGGCGGGGCCGCTGCGCGGGGCCTCTTCCCCTCCCCGCCCCTTCCCGAAACCGGGGCTCCGCCCCGGACCCCGGGTCCGCCCTCCGGGGCGGTGTTTCGGGGCTCCGCCCCCGGGCCCCGGTGCCGCCCAGCGGGCCCGTACCGCGCTTCACGCGGCGCTCGGGGCACGACCCCGGTGCCCGCCCTGCGGACGGCGTACCGTGCTGCGCCCCAGGACCCCGGTGCGGGCCCTGCAGGCGGCGTACCGCGCTGCGCCGCCTGCGGGCCCCGTACCGCGCTTCACGCGGTGTTCGGGGCCGCGCCCCGGGACCCCGGGGCCGCCCAGCGGGCGGTGCTCGGGGCTCCGCCCCAGGCCCGTGCCCCTGCAGACGGCGTACCGCGCTGCGCCCCGGACGCCCGGTGCCGGACCCCCTGCGGGCGGCGTTCGCGGCTCCGCCCCAAGGGCCCCGGTCCGCCTGCGGGCGGTGTTCGGCGGCTCCGCCCCGGACCCCGGGCCCGGGCCCTGCAGGCGGCGTTAGCGGCTCCGCCCCGCGGCCGGTCCGCCTCCGGGCGGCGTTCGCGGCTCCGCCCCGGACGCCCGGTGCCGTGCCCTGCAGGCGGCGTTAGCGGCTCCGCCCCGCGGCCGGTCCGCCTCCGGGCGGCGTTCGCGGCTCCGCCCCGGACGCCCGGTGCCGTGCCCTGCGGGCGGCGTACCGCGCTGCGCGCGGTGGCCTCAAACGCCGGCCGGGCTGGGAATGCCGCTGCGCGGCACATCCAGTCTCGCCGCCATTGAGGCGCGGGGCTCGGGGCGGAACCCCGAGTAGACCGGCACGCTCAGCCCTGCTGGGGGTACCTCCCACGGCCGCCGGGCCGAGGGGAGATCGTGGCCCAGGGGCCCGGGGGCGGAGCCCCCGGTGCGGGGAGGGACTACGCGCCGCCCAGCTTCTTGCGCTCGTCGCCCTTCGCGAGCTTCCGCTCCCGCTCGCGCTCCGCCTTCAGCCGCTGCTTCTCCGCCCGCGTGAGCTTGCGCTCCACACCGACCCCGCCCATCAGGGCCACGCCCCTGA
This genomic interval carries:
- the drmB gene encoding DUF1998 domain-containing protein, with the protein product MTPPPARRRRNGTGSPAPAHNLPRRGAVRRSQAITTYGVGSLIAVDHESFVVSGLDSADQHWDADESPRIHERRLARLLDVQHFRLPPASGDTSKDGMRVRRFPLTHSCPDCNELRRHREFNPPAGKSICGTCEADLVPSRFVIACEAGHLDEFPYCEWVHRSSGRGTTSAGPCSGILKLRSSGRSSSLRSIIISCSCGVPEVSMEGSFRRRALKDLGLRCRGTRPWLGTSVPAESCGLTPRTLQRGSSAVWQPVLKSALSIPPWSDGRADPLAEHWDELRKLSSRDEVEMCLKFAFKGESPVPADEVMELLAAEREEDPTGDQESTFDHRYHALRNKEYERLRAGNVERERSRAEQFICERPLGDPAVLRPLGVAGPMLVKKLREVRALKAFTRLADPDTTGEADEAALSANPLTWLPAMEVHGEGVFLRLDEERLTTWENLPTVAARVERIRTAHQRIMEQRASDPTRVPPSPATPRMVLLHTLAHVLINEWSLDAGYPAASLRERLYANEDMAGALVYTATSDSAGSLGGLVAQGEPERLEQTIRSSVRRAAWCSADPLCIESETSGIGGTNLAACHACVMLPETSCEHNNILLDRALLVGTPEDPHLGYFSDILAR
- a CDS encoding DUF1304 domain-containing protein, with amino-acid sequence MNVVSQVFALVAAVVHLVVWPLESFLYGRPQVRVFLTGSTSDAPEVRLWRFNVGFYNLFLALGLIAGFVALHLGHGTVGRTLIVYISFFMIGGGIMLFVSDPKLWRGSLGQALPPAVVLVADLF
- a CDS encoding damage-control phosphatase ARMT1 family protein gives rise to the protein MPASEDAPVILSNEPGSFAWGVLAKRHPALIEQVREAFPCGPAQHAALDALLEETTHGVIQPLAADAHDRERWAAWGQGHFGRSWFDVPFLWAESYFYRRLLGAFGYFEPGPWQGVDPFGSFKAAELRSATVDDELAALDDLAGRPADVQGPTLLAAALWGNRADLGFRLDSGGAQLSTGAEADSPVVADDSAELWSLLPPGGAAATVHLVADNAGRELIPDLVLIDHLLHAGRAADVVLHVKPYPYYVSDATMADVIDSMRRLAQARPPGRAAQIGRRLWGAMADGRLAVRAHEFFCAPFPYDAMPADLREEFAGATVTVVKGDLNYRRLVGDRLWDPTTSFNERTAYFPGRVAALRTLKSDVITGLEQDTVDVLEATGQAWRTSGTHALIQVGGRAKNA
- a CDS encoding excalibur calcium-binding domain-containing protein produces the protein MRVSRIRARFVPVVCVVAMATALVGCGGDGGGGAEPAAATSSEASPSPEPSETPSPQAALQLEDDVESADAGAEIVLEVLRNDTVALAGGPYEPLEDAWDSPAHTLTVDTPPAHGTAEVDGTGITYTPTDGYGGADEFTYRVEVEGAAGVEAVSATAVVRITVTKPTPTPTPKPKPKPKPKPAVVYDNCDAARAAGAAPVHEGDPGYGPHLDRDRDGVGCEAYNGSGGTTGGSGGGGTSGGGSGSTYYANCSAARAAGAAPVRAGDPGYGRHLDRDGDGVGCE
- a CDS encoding CHRD domain-containing protein translates to MRKPTLAVPAAALVLAVTGVVPAVAHDSHGGGRSTAPSAATFTKPSHGEAVTFAVVLTGAHEVPDATGAAVNDPDGKAVALMQVKGDRVVFAMQWEGFVPSQGHIHQGAAGQNGDVKVPLFGTPMPESLHSAAGHTTFTDAALAKSIVEHPSGFYMNLHSEEFPGGAVRGQLKQLHKNINPLHIIKGGKLRALANGAQEVADNDATKVNDRDGKAVTFLHPHPEHRTVDFSLAWVDIKAPSAAHVHKGDFGKNGDVVLGFFDKPVPEGLFAVSGRLNDQHAGVVKEIRENPWAFYSNIHTEEFPDGAVRGQLFH
- a CDS encoding DUF445 domain-containing protein, with amino-acid sequence MEQTEPDKPDDGDRSVDHAADRSVDRSVHPATGRSVDPGGVQTVSTDSDRFAGPGGARAVSTGGPAGGGSAPPAPSTALPPFAYTEADEEKRRGVRRMKTTATGLLLLVALVFVLATWAKNAGLGGWAGYVAAAAEAGMVGALADWFAVTALFRHPLGIPIPHTAIIPNKKDQLGASLGSFVGENFLSSDVVRVRLRAVGIGSRLGAWLAEPAHADRVTAELSTALRGALTVLRDSDVQAVVGEAITRRAESAEIAPGIGKTLQKVVADGAHRRAVDLICTRAHDWLVLHSDSVMDAVEGGAPGWTPRFVDRKVGERVYKELLRFITEMRDMPGHPARGAIDRFLGDFAADLQSDTDTRARVERMKSELLSRSEVQDVIASAWASVRAMIISAAEDDRSELRLRARASLLSLGARLATDSRLQAKVDGWVEDAAVYVVTTYRGEITSLISDTVASWDAEHTSRKIEAHIGRDLQFIRINGTVVGALAGLVIYTVAHALGA
- a CDS encoding SGNH/GDSL hydrolase family protein → MNKRQGYVNVAALMATVALICGGIYLGVGAVKKKPEVRTPPAAVPKWIGTWSASPVDAASVTSAVGSPTGRGGRSVRNVVHTSIGGTAARVTFSNLYGTEPLRISGASLAVRAGAGPGAVAGSLRRITFGGAYEVTVDPGGRMISDPVVLRIPYDDDLLISVHTPAPGGPVTTHPSAAQTSYLADGDAAQDETGAAYAALTSSWHHITAVDVLTSQARGAIVAIGDSITDGVSSTPGSNQRWPDVLADRLGGRYGVLNQGVSGNRLLEYGRGPSTLERFDRDVLARAGARTVIVAIGINDVLRAPHAPTADNVTAGLTELADRAHARGWRVIGSTLAPCGGYPRCTAGAEAERLKINRAIRSGDIFDAVVDFDAALRDPYAPGRLKPVYDSGDHLHPSDAGFVRMGQAVDVGAL